From a region of the Selenihalanaerobacter shriftii genome:
- a CDS encoding stage V sporulation protein S, producing MEVLKIASKSQPKSVAGAIAAVLREEGKAELQAIGAGAVNQAVKAVAIARGFVAPSGVDLVAIPAFAEIEIDGEERTAIKVFVEPR from the coding sequence ATGGAAGTATTGAAGATAGCATCCAAATCACAACCTAAGTCAGTTGCAGGAGCTATAGCAGCAGTATTAAGAGAAGAGGGTAAGGCAGAATTACAGGCTATAGGAGCAGGAGCGGTTAATCAAGCAGTGAAGGCTGTTGCTATTGCAAGAGGTTTTGTAGCACCAAGTGGGGTAGATTTAGTGGCTATTCCAGCATTTGCTGAAATAGAAATTGATGGAGAAGAGCGCACAGCTATTAAAGTATTTGTAGAACCTAGATAG
- the smc gene encoding chromosome segregation protein SMC — protein sequence MYLKKIEMHGFKSFADEVKLEFEPNITAIIGPNGSGKSNISDAIRWVLGEQSAKSLRGSKMEDVIFAGSDQRRPLGIAEVTLTLDNSDGSLPIDYNEVTIGRRVSRSGESDYLINNSVCRLKDVEELIMGTGMGKEAYSIIGQGKIDSILSNKSSDRRGIFEEAAGITKHKKRKDKASKKLEDTEHNLQRITDIIGELEKQVGPLKEDAKKAEKYNEYYTELEFLEVNLLLNRYSELDNNLTEVIKKRKELDKETNQIQTKVAKYDSKKEELNLKLDQITEKISLKKDNRYQIENRIERINNKIQILKEKRNNADYRLEQLVQEIKELKEEISGLGEELENNQSNLKQVNQELNEHKNYLQIKEEELDKMINDLKEKEGSKDNAKESMIEHLNQINKKRNQLDNVKRQIVDIEEEIIEKEEDKEKNEDLLKGLKEDLTEVEEDILTTKRQFKDQQREVKEKEEYKIKLQDKLQVLQDEYEDYKSKQNNYQSKLEVLEGMQEKYQGYYRGVKSILRYRKSNPDFAKIYGVVAELLTVPKKFETAIETALGSRLQNIIVDKDRDAKTAINYLKKNKAGRATFLPLNLVKPRSLYHKEEKTLKISGALGVAANIVDYKDKFTPVVKNLLGRIIIAKDMDAAVKISKQANQKVKVVTLDGETINPGGSMTGGSSYNKNANLLSRGRQIDELNKKVKSLDERLEEIGNKGLEFRDQIVNLEKEIKKKKNLIHQLDLDLTGKRKDYQQLEKEIDRLETNKEQLNNYSTALSKELESLRDEKQSVSKEIEILTDGNQNIEGAISSIENKIKQIEDKKEDYNEEITNLKVKMASIKQERINLEQEQKRLKDNIQKAKVNIKTKEDEIDRINKKKERQSEQKSSLLKTKENLYEEKENLKSELKNIQEERRDISERINELQQDSQGIRKKLNKVQKSLNDYEVQEAQLEVKLENIGEKLIDNYEVNIEERIDNREPIDNHDKIETRIKELKKSINKLGHVNLGAIEEYETLKERFDFMKEQHADLIEAKDSLSKVISEIDETMQDKFKKTFDQVKVEFEKIFIELFNGGKAELILDNPDDLLKTGVEINAQPPGKKLQKLSLMSGGEKALTATALIFSLLKVKPSPFYILDEIDAPLDDANVDRFAEYLNELSSIAQFVLITHRKGTMKIADALYGVTMQESGISKMVSLKLTEVAS from the coding sequence TTGTATCTAAAAAAGATTGAGATGCATGGTTTTAAATCTTTTGCTGATGAAGTAAAATTAGAGTTTGAACCAAATATTACAGCTATTATAGGTCCTAATGGTAGTGGGAAGAGTAACATATCTGATGCTATTCGCTGGGTTTTAGGAGAACAGAGTGCTAAATCATTGCGTGGTAGCAAGATGGAAGATGTTATTTTTGCAGGTAGTGACCAAAGAAGGCCCTTAGGAATTGCAGAAGTAACTCTGACTTTGGATAATAGTGATGGTAGTTTACCTATAGATTATAATGAAGTAACTATTGGAAGAAGAGTCTCTAGGTCTGGTGAAAGTGATTACTTAATTAATAATTCAGTTTGTCGCTTAAAAGATGTTGAAGAATTAATTATGGGTACTGGAATGGGAAAAGAAGCTTATTCAATTATTGGACAAGGTAAAATAGACTCTATTTTAAGTAATAAGTCTAGTGATCGTAGAGGGATATTTGAAGAAGCTGCTGGGATTACAAAGCATAAGAAACGTAAAGATAAAGCATCTAAGAAATTAGAAGATACGGAACATAATTTACAGAGAATTACTGATATTATAGGCGAATTAGAAAAACAAGTTGGGCCTTTAAAAGAAGACGCTAAGAAGGCTGAAAAATATAATGAATATTATACTGAATTAGAATTTTTAGAAGTTAATTTATTATTAAATAGATATAGTGAACTGGATAACAACTTAACTGAGGTTATTAAGAAACGTAAAGAATTAGATAAAGAGACTAATCAGATTCAAACGAAAGTAGCTAAATATGATTCAAAGAAAGAAGAGTTGAATTTAAAATTAGACCAAATAACTGAGAAAATTTCATTAAAAAAAGATAACAGATATCAGATAGAGAATCGTATAGAAAGAATCAATAATAAGATTCAAATATTAAAAGAAAAGCGAAATAACGCAGATTATCGTTTAGAACAATTAGTACAAGAAATTAAAGAACTAAAAGAAGAAATTTCAGGCTTAGGAGAAGAACTAGAAAATAATCAAAGTAATTTAAAGCAGGTAAATCAAGAATTAAATGAACATAAAAATTATTTACAGATTAAAGAAGAAGAATTAGATAAAATGATTAATGATTTAAAAGAAAAAGAAGGTAGCAAGGATAATGCTAAAGAAAGTATGATTGAACATTTAAATCAAATAAATAAGAAACGGAATCAATTAGATAATGTTAAAAGGCAGATTGTTGATATAGAAGAAGAGATAATTGAAAAAGAAGAAGATAAAGAAAAGAATGAGGATCTTTTAAAAGGTTTGAAAGAAGATTTAACAGAAGTTGAGGAGGATATCTTAACTACTAAACGACAGTTTAAAGATCAGCAGCGTGAAGTAAAAGAAAAAGAAGAATATAAAATTAAATTACAAGATAAGTTGCAAGTATTACAAGATGAGTATGAAGACTATAAGTCAAAACAGAATAATTATCAGTCAAAACTAGAAGTTTTAGAAGGAATGCAGGAAAAATATCAAGGGTATTATAGAGGGGTTAAGAGTATACTGCGTTATCGAAAGAGTAATCCTGATTTTGCTAAAATATATGGGGTAGTAGCTGAATTATTAACGGTACCGAAAAAATTTGAAACAGCTATAGAAACGGCGTTGGGCAGTAGGTTACAGAATATTATTGTAGATAAAGATCGAGATGCTAAAACAGCTATTAATTATTTGAAGAAGAATAAAGCTGGACGAGCTACTTTCTTACCTTTGAATTTAGTTAAACCTAGAAGTTTATATCATAAAGAGGAAAAGACATTGAAAATTTCAGGAGCTTTAGGAGTAGCAGCCAATATAGTAGACTATAAGGATAAATTCACACCAGTAGTTAAAAATTTATTAGGTAGAATAATCATAGCTAAAGACATGGATGCGGCAGTAAAAATTTCTAAACAAGCAAACCAAAAGGTAAAAGTAGTTACTTTAGATGGTGAAACTATTAATCCAGGTGGTTCTATGACTGGAGGAAGTTCTTATAATAAGAATGCTAATTTGTTAAGTAGGGGTCGTCAAATAGATGAGTTAAATAAAAAAGTCAAGAGTTTAGATGAAAGATTAGAGGAAATCGGTAACAAAGGGCTTGAGTTTCGCGATCAGATAGTTAATCTTGAAAAAGAGATTAAAAAGAAAAAGAATTTAATTCATCAATTGGATTTAGATTTAACTGGTAAAAGGAAAGATTATCAACAGTTAGAAAAAGAAATCGATAGATTAGAAACTAACAAGGAGCAATTAAATAATTATTCAACTGCTTTAAGTAAAGAATTAGAATCTTTAAGAGATGAAAAGCAGAGTGTATCTAAAGAGATTGAAATTTTAACTGATGGTAATCAGAATATTGAAGGAGCTATTTCTTCTATTGAGAATAAAATTAAGCAGATTGAAGATAAAAAAGAAGATTATAATGAAGAAATAACTAATCTAAAAGTAAAAATGGCTTCGATTAAACAGGAAAGAATTAATTTAGAACAAGAACAAAAAAGATTAAAAGATAATATTCAAAAGGCGAAAGTTAATATTAAGACTAAAGAAGATGAGATTGATAGAATAAATAAGAAAAAAGAAAGACAATCAGAACAGAAAAGTAGTCTTCTTAAAACTAAAGAGAATCTTTATGAAGAAAAGGAGAATTTAAAGAGTGAGTTAAAGAATATTCAAGAAGAAAGAAGAGATATTTCCGAAAGAATTAATGAACTTCAGCAGGATTCACAAGGTATTAGAAAGAAACTAAATAAAGTACAAAAAAGTCTAAATGACTATGAAGTTCAGGAAGCTCAATTAGAAGTTAAATTAGAAAATATAGGAGAGAAATTAATTGACAATTATGAAGTGAATATTGAAGAAAGAATCGATAATCGAGAACCGATTGATAACCATGATAAGATAGAGACGCGTATTAAAGAATTAAAGAAGAGTATTAATAAATTAGGACATGTTAACTTAGGAGCAATAGAAGAGTATGAAACTTTAAAAGAACGTTTTGACTTTATGAAAGAACAACATGCTGATTTAATAGAAGCTAAGGATTCTTTAAGTAAAGTAATTTCTGAAATAGATGAGACTATGCAGGATAAATTCAAGAAAACATTTGATCAGGTTAAAGTAGAATTTGAAAAAATATTTATTGAGCTTTTCAATGGTGGTAAAGCTGAATTGATTTTAGATAATCCTGATGACTTGTTAAAAACAGGTGTTGAAATTAATGCTCAGCCACCAGGAAAGAAGTTGCAAAAATTATCTTTGATGTCTGGTGGGGAAAAGGCATTAACTGCCACAGCTTTAATCTTTTCTTTATTAAAAGTAAAGCCAAGTCCGTTTTATATTTTAGATGAGATAGATGCTCCATTAGATGATGCTAATGTAGATCGTTTTGCTGAATATCTAAATGAGTTATCGTCAATTGCCCAATTTGTATTAATTACACATAGAAAGGGTACTATGAAAATAGCTGATGCTCTTTATGGAGTAACTATGCAGGAGTCTGGAATTTCAAAAATGGTTTCCCTGAAATTAACAGAAGTGGCAAGTTAA
- a CDS encoding peptidase S7, with translation MTIEGIAKGIVQKLVDKSVELSQGRSAGTIGFLNGEGYVDTISEIVDGGISGLPYRMMLGKITDIDGRSLLEGINQLPDNAVIITTNPGKTGLIVDTGGINIFNLPVVSIGVKHSEEAGVGIVYPKDEYFNLATKSENIQIKRLAARDMDEEREILKESSKLRLKYLDVSEELNVTDVKEEKLEVASMSEEDWQIPRVEVNSIDEEFVNDLVQKSIEVEKGREVAAIGVIEDGHVVRKGKLVVGGMGYVPSRMLASSFTDVNGISLREAYSKFIPNNVIIVHTHPGGTGVMHMGDAMAGPGTWGRPIIAIGHDKEGKVKGATVIELQNKVAELADEYEEVGQNFYDAETPEEEAKIRKRRFGIAQEYTDLCKPIKIK, from the coding sequence ATGACGATTGAAGGTATTGCTAAAGGTATAGTTCAAAAATTAGTAGATAAAAGTGTAGAATTAAGTCAAGGTAGATCTGCAGGTACTATAGGTTTTTTAAATGGTGAAGGATATGTAGATACTATATCTGAAATTGTAGATGGTGGTATTTCTGGTTTGCCTTATCGGATGATGTTAGGTAAAATTACTGATATAGATGGTAGGTCATTATTGGAAGGAATTAATCAATTACCAGATAATGCTGTCATTATTACTACTAATCCTGGAAAGACTGGTTTAATTGTTGATACTGGAGGAATTAATATTTTTAATTTACCAGTGGTTAGTATCGGGGTTAAGCATTCAGAAGAAGCTGGCGTAGGAATTGTGTATCCTAAAGATGAATATTTTAATCTTGCTACTAAATCAGAAAATATTCAGATTAAACGATTAGCTGCTAGGGATATGGATGAAGAGAGAGAGATTTTAAAGGAATCCTCTAAGTTAAGACTTAAGTATTTAGATGTTAGTGAAGAATTAAATGTTACGGATGTAAAAGAGGAGAAATTAGAGGTTGCTTCTATGTCAGAAGAAGATTGGCAAATACCTCGAGTTGAAGTAAATTCAATAGATGAAGAATTTGTAAATGACTTAGTACAGAAATCCATTGAAGTAGAGAAAGGTAGAGAGGTTGCTGCCATAGGTGTTATTGAAGATGGTCATGTAGTTAGAAAAGGTAAATTAGTAGTTGGAGGAATGGGATATGTTCCTTCGAGAATGTTAGCCTCTAGCTTTACTGATGTGAATGGAATTTCTTTAAGAGAAGCATATAGTAAATTTATTCCTAATAATGTAATTATTGTTCATACTCATCCTGGCGGAACCGGAGTTATGCATATGGGAGATGCTATGGCTGGACCTGGGACATGGGGAAGACCAATAATTGCTATTGGTCATGATAAGGAGGGAAAAGTTAAAGGTGCTACAGTTATTGAGCTACAGAATAAAGTAGCTGAATTAGCTGATGAATATGAAGAAGTAGGTCAAAATTTCTATGATGCTGAAACTCCAGAGGAAGAAGCTAAAATTAGAAAGAGGAGATTTGGGATTGCTCAAGAATATACTGATTTATGTAAGCCTATTAAAATTAAGTAG
- the ftsY gene encoding signal recognition particle-docking protein FtsY: MFKKLFGRGKKKKKEEEQEQEEIEFKEEKPEEEKNTEETQEGTGGVFSKFKTHDPDKVEIEEKEEEEEGFFSRLKNGLSKTRNSFASQVQNLFTGRSKIDDELYEDLEEILIQADVGVNTTMKLVDELREKAKDQGVKKPAELHDIFKEQLSDILSGGVDDVYDEHQLTILMVVGVNGAGKTTTIGKIAQRAKGNNQDVLLAAGDTFRAAAIEQLEEWSNRVGVDVISHQKGSDSAAVAYDAVQAAKSRDVDLLIVDTAGRLHTQDNLMKELKKVRRIVGRESDGARVEVLLILDATTGQNAISQAKTFNKDVKVDGIALTKLDGTAKGGVILAVKEELGIPIKLIGVGEGIKDLQDFEPETFIDALFD, encoded by the coding sequence ATGTTTAAGAAATTATTTGGTAGAGGAAAAAAGAAAAAAAAGGAAGAGGAACAAGAACAAGAAGAAATAGAATTTAAAGAAGAAAAGCCAGAGGAAGAGAAAAATACAGAAGAGACTCAAGAAGGTACTGGAGGAGTATTTTCTAAATTTAAGACTCATGATCCTGATAAGGTTGAAATAGAAGAGAAAGAAGAAGAGGAAGAAGGATTCTTTTCTCGGTTAAAGAATGGATTATCTAAAACTAGAAATTCTTTTGCCTCACAGGTTCAGAATTTATTTACTGGTCGCAGTAAAATAGATGATGAATTATATGAGGACTTAGAAGAAATCTTGATTCAAGCTGATGTAGGTGTTAATACTACTATGAAATTAGTAGATGAATTAAGAGAGAAGGCTAAGGATCAAGGAGTGAAAAAGCCAGCTGAATTACATGATATTTTTAAAGAACAATTGAGTGATATTTTAAGTGGAGGGGTAGATGATGTTTATGATGAGCATCAATTAACAATCTTAATGGTAGTAGGTGTTAATGGAGCAGGTAAAACTACAACTATTGGGAAGATAGCTCAAAGAGCGAAAGGGAATAACCAAGATGTACTTTTAGCTGCAGGTGATACTTTTAGAGCAGCAGCAATTGAGCAGTTAGAAGAATGGAGCAATAGAGTAGGAGTAGATGTTATTTCTCATCAAAAAGGTTCAGATTCAGCAGCGGTAGCTTATGATGCAGTTCAAGCTGCTAAATCTAGAGATGTGGATTTATTAATAGTTGATACTGCTGGGAGATTACATACTCAAGATAATTTAATGAAAGAATTAAAGAAAGTTCGTAGAATTGTCGGACGTGAATCAGACGGGGCAAGAGTAGAAGTATTATTAATTTTAGATGCTACTACTGGACAGAATGCCATTTCTCAGGCTAAGACATTTAATAAAGACGTTAAAGTAGATGGTATAGCGTTAACCAAACTTGATGGAACTGCAAAAGGTGGAGTTATTCTTGCGGTTAAAGAAGAGTTAGGGATTCCGATTAAATTAATAGGAGTAGGGGAAGGGATAAAAGATTTACAGGATTTTGAACCTGAAACTTTCATAGATGCATTATTTGATTAA
- the ylxM gene encoding YlxM family DNA-binding protein encodes MLERTIKIGNLFDFYGDLLTDKQQQIVKLYFYHDLSLGEIAEEYEISRQAVYDNLKRAEEALEDYEANLSLVKRHKEMQEQVDNLKEMINKISEQISKEELRILQEIADKLAD; translated from the coding sequence TTGTTAGAGAGAACTATTAAAATAGGTAATTTATTTGATTTTTATGGAGATTTATTGACAGACAAACAACAACAGATAGTGAAACTCTATTTTTATCATGATTTATCTCTAGGAGAGATTGCTGAAGAATATGAAATTAGTCGACAGGCTGTTTATGATAATTTAAAGCGTGCTGAAGAAGCATTAGAAGATTATGAAGCAAATTTAAGTTTGGTAAAAAGACATAAAGAGATGCAAGAACAAGTTGATAATTTAAAAGAAATGATTAATAAAATTTCTGAGCAGATTTCTAAAGAGGAATTACGAATTTTACAAGAGATTGCTGATAAATTAGCTGATTAA
- the ffh gene encoding signal recognition particle protein: MIFEGLAEKLQGTFDKLRGKGKLSEEDVKAALREVKLALLEADVNFRVVKNFIKDIEERAIGQEVLESLTPGQQVVKIVNEELTELMGGTQSKLTLASNPPTVIMLVGLQGAGKTTTVGKLAKNLHNKGRRPLLVAADIYRPAAIKQLQVLGERLEQPVFTMGDKQDPVDIAKAGVSHAESNGRDVVIIDTAGRLHIDEKLMGELKNIKKAVKPHEILLVVDSMTGQDAVNVAENFDDALGVDGVVLTKLDGDARGGAALSIREVTGKPIKFSGIGEKLDDLEPFHPDRMASRILGMGDVLSLIEKAEQNIDAEKAKALEEKLRKEEFTLEDFLDQMDQVRNMGPLDQIMDMLPGMGDIKKLKGVNMDENHLDRIEAIINSMTLEERRNPDIINGSRRRRIAQGSGTEVQDINRLLKQFKQTKKMMKQVGDMQKGVGKGGLKGKFPFL; encoded by the coding sequence GTGATATTTGAAGGCTTGGCCGAAAAATTACAGGGTACCTTTGATAAGTTACGAGGTAAAGGAAAATTATCTGAAGAAGATGTTAAGGCTGCCTTAAGAGAGGTTAAATTAGCCTTATTAGAAGCCGATGTTAACTTTCGAGTTGTAAAGAATTTTATTAAAGATATTGAAGAACGTGCTATTGGTCAAGAAGTATTAGAAAGTTTAACACCTGGACAACAAGTAGTTAAGATAGTTAATGAAGAGCTAACAGAATTAATGGGTGGAACTCAAAGCAAATTAACTTTAGCTTCAAATCCTCCAACTGTTATTATGTTAGTAGGACTACAGGGAGCAGGTAAGACTACAACAGTTGGTAAACTAGCTAAAAACCTTCATAATAAAGGTAGACGTCCTTTATTAGTTGCAGCAGATATTTATCGTCCTGCAGCTATTAAACAATTACAAGTATTAGGTGAAAGATTAGAACAACCTGTTTTCACAATGGGGGATAAGCAAGATCCTGTTGATATAGCTAAAGCTGGGGTTAGTCATGCTGAGTCCAACGGTCGAGATGTAGTAATTATAGATACTGCTGGTAGACTTCATATAGATGAAAAATTAATGGGTGAGTTAAAGAATATCAAAAAAGCTGTAAAGCCTCACGAAATCTTATTAGTAGTTGACTCTATGACAGGTCAAGATGCAGTTAATGTAGCTGAAAATTTTGATGATGCCTTAGGCGTTGATGGAGTTGTTTTAACTAAGTTAGATGGTGATGCTCGTGGTGGAGCAGCTTTATCTATTCGAGAAGTAACTGGTAAACCAATAAAATTTTCTGGTATTGGGGAAAAGTTAGATGATCTAGAACCATTCCATCCTGATCGTATGGCTTCTAGAATTTTAGGTATGGGTGATGTCTTAAGCTTAATTGAAAAAGCAGAACAGAATATAGATGCTGAAAAAGCTAAAGCCTTAGAGGAAAAATTACGTAAAGAAGAATTTACTTTAGAAGATTTTCTAGATCAAATGGACCAAGTAAGGAATATGGGGCCGTTAGATCAGATTATGGATATGCTTCCAGGGATGGGAGATATCAAAAAGCTTAAAGGTGTAAATATGGATGAAAATCATTTAGATAGAATCGAAGCTATTATTAATTCTATGACTTTAGAAGAAAGAAGAAATCCTGATATTATTAACGGTAGTCGTCGTAGGAGAATAGCTCAGGGTAGTGGAACAGAAGTACAGGATATAAATAGATTATTAAAGCAATTTAAACAGACTAAGAAGATGATGAAGCAGGTTGGAGATATGCAAAAAGGAGTGGGGAAAGGTGGACTAAAAGGCAAATTCCCTTTCTTATAA
- the rpsP gene encoding 30S ribosomal protein S16, which translates to MAVKIRLKRMGANRNPSYRLVVADSRKPRDGRFIEELGHYNPTTEPETIKVDEEKALDWLQKGAQPSDTIKTLFGRKGIMKKFDELKNK; encoded by the coding sequence ATGGCAGTTAAGATTAGATTAAAAAGAATGGGTGCTAACAGAAATCCTTCTTATAGATTAGTAGTTGCTGACTCTCGTAAACCACGTGATGGTAGATTTATTGAGGAATTAGGTCACTATAATCCGACAACGGAGCCTGAGACTATTAAAGTTGATGAAGAGAAAGCTCTAGATTGGTTACAAAAAGGAGCTCAACCTTCAGACACTATTAAAACATTATTCGGTCGTAAGGGTATTATGAAGAAGTTTGATGAGCTGAAAAATAAGTAG
- a CDS encoding KH domain-containing protein, with amino-acid sequence MNELVEIIARSIVDNPEEVKVNKIEGAKSVILELQVAEEDMGKVIGKQGRIAKAMRTVVKAAATKEGKRVIVEIIQ; translated from the coding sequence TTGAATGAATTAGTAGAAATAATTGCTCGTTCTATTGTTGATAACCCAGAGGAAGTAAAAGTAAACAAAATTGAAGGTGCTAAATCTGTAATTTTAGAACTTCAAGTTGCTGAAGAAGATATGGGAAAAGTTATCGGGAAACAAGGTAGAATAGCTAAAGCAATGAGAACAGTAGTAAAAGCAGCGGCTACTAAAGAAGGAAAAAGAGTAATAGTTGAGATTATTCAATAG
- the rimM gene encoding ribosome maturation factor RimM (Essential for efficient processing of 16S rRNA), giving the protein MTEELITIGKITKHQGNKGEVRVLPLTDYPGRFELLDQVIVEKGSKQERLNIEGLRYHKKFIILKFAEIDDIGSAIEYKDFLVKISESEAIVLPEESYYLHDILDLEVVTVDGIELGVITDILETGSNDVYVVKSNEKERLIPALKEVVKEVDLENGQMIIKPIKGLL; this is encoded by the coding sequence ATGACAGAAGAGCTAATTACTATCGGTAAGATAACTAAACACCAAGGAAATAAAGGAGAAGTTCGAGTACTTCCCTTAACTGATTATCCCGGTCGTTTTGAATTATTAGATCAGGTAATTGTAGAGAAAGGAAGTAAACAAGAGAGATTAAATATTGAAGGACTAAGATATCATAAAAAGTTTATAATTTTAAAATTTGCTGAAATTGATGATATAGGATCTGCTATTGAATATAAAGATTTTTTAGTTAAGATTTCTGAAAGTGAAGCGATTGTATTACCAGAAGAGAGCTACTATTTACATGATATCCTGGATTTAGAAGTAGTTACTGTTGATGGAATAGAATTGGGGGTAATTACTGATATTTTAGAAACAGGTAGTAATGATGTTTATGTAGTCAAATCTAACGAGAAAGAACGATTAATTCCTGCTTTAAAAGAGGTAGTAAAAGAGGTTGACTTAGAAAATGGCCAGATGATTATTAAGCCGATTAAAGGATTACTTTAA
- the trmD gene encoding tRNA (guanosine(37)-N1)-methyltransferase TrmD: protein MKFDILTIFPEIFNALDESILKKAQEQELINIEVTNIRDYSLDKHCNVDDYPYGGGAGMVMKPGPIFRAVEAVQTDKAKVLFMSPQGKTFDQEMAKKLATKEHLIILCGRYEGIDERIRQELIDEEVSIGDYVLTGGEFPAMVLVDAIARMVPSVLGTKASAIEDSFYNGILDYPHYTRPSVFRSLEVPKVLLSGNHQKIAQWRKKKSLKRTLLRRPDLFKNVELTEGERSILNELKDELEIE, encoded by the coding sequence ATTAAATTTGATATATTGACTATTTTCCCAGAAATTTTTAATGCTTTAGACGAAAGCATTTTAAAGAAAGCCCAAGAGCAAGAGTTAATAAATATAGAGGTTACTAATATTCGTGATTATTCTTTAGATAAACATTGTAATGTTGATGATTATCCTTACGGTGGAGGTGCAGGTATGGTAATGAAGCCTGGACCTATCTTTAGAGCTGTAGAAGCGGTGCAGACAGATAAAGCCAAGGTACTCTTTATGTCTCCCCAAGGTAAGACTTTTGATCAAGAAATGGCTAAAAAACTTGCTACAAAAGAGCATTTAATTATTCTATGTGGTAGATATGAAGGAATAGATGAAAGAATTAGACAAGAATTAATAGATGAAGAAGTTTCTATTGGAGATTATGTTTTAACTGGAGGCGAATTTCCGGCTATGGTTTTAGTTGATGCTATTGCCAGAATGGTTCCTAGTGTTTTAGGAACTAAAGCATCAGCGATTGAAGATTCTTTTTATAATGGGATTTTAGATTATCCTCATTATACAAGACCTAGTGTTTTTCGTTCTTTAGAAGTTCCAAAGGTTTTATTAAGTGGTAACCATCAAAAAATAGCTCAGTGGCGAAAGAAGAAATCATTAAAACGTACTTTACTTAGAAGACCGGATTTATTTAAAAATGTTGAATTAACAGAGGGAGAAAGAAGTATTTTAAATGAATTAAAGGATGAATTAGAGATAGAATAA
- a CDS encoding RNA methyltransferase, protein MPNLYLSLIHNPVYNKNNKVITTTVTNLDLHDIARASRTYNINKYYIVNHLKSQQELVKKMQEYWGSDFGAKYNPDRQEAFSILDIKSNLDDVIKEIKDETGKTPVLVSTDARKYENTIGYQELRDKIHNEDNPYLMLLGTGWGLTEEMMKSVDYILEPIYGPGKYNHLSVRSAASIILDRLLGETWWE, encoded by the coding sequence ATTCCTAATTTATATTTAAGTTTAATTCATAATCCTGTCTATAATAAGAATAATAAGGTTATTACTACTACAGTTACTAATCTTGATTTACATGATATTGCTCGAGCTAGCAGGACTTATAATATTAATAAATATTATATAGTAAATCATCTTAAATCTCAGCAAGAATTAGTTAAAAAAATGCAAGAATATTGGGGAAGTGATTTTGGAGCAAAGTATAATCCTGATCGCCAAGAAGCTTTTAGTATTTTAGATATTAAATCTAATTTAGACGATGTAATTAAAGAAATTAAAGATGAGACAGGCAAAACCCCTGTTTTAGTCTCTACTGATGCGCGTAAATATGAAAATACAATTGGTTATCAAGAATTAAGAGATAAGATTCATAATGAGGATAACCCTTATTTAATGCTGCTTGGTACTGGTTGGGGATTGACTGAAGAGATGATGAAATCTGTTGATTATATTTTAGAGCCAATCTATGGCCCTGGTAAATATAATCATCTCTCTGTTCGAAGTGCAGCGTCAATTATTTTAGATAGATTATTAGGTGAAACCTGGTGGGAATAA
- the rplS gene encoding 50S ribosomal protein L19 has protein sequence MEDLLQAVEQDNMKDSIPEFRAGDTVEVHVRVVEGGKERIQVFEGIVLQRKGGGVRESFTVRKISHGIGVERIFPVHSPKIAKIEVVKRGDVKRSKLFYLRERRGKAARVREKKEL, from the coding sequence ATGGAAGATTTACTTCAAGCTGTAGAACAGGATAATATGAAAGATAGTATACCTGAATTTAGAGCTGGAGACACAGTTGAAGTTCATGTAAGAGTTGTCGAAGGTGGTAAAGAAAGAATTCAGGTTTTTGAAGGTATTGTTCTTCAACGTAAAGGTGGAGGAGTTAGAGAATCATTTACGGTTCGTAAAATTTCTCATGGAATCGGTGTAGAAAGAATATTCCCGGTTCATTCTCCTAAAATTGCTAAGATAGAAGTTGTTAAACGAGGAGATGTAAAACGTTCTAAGTTATTCTATCTTCGTGAACGTAGAGGTAAAGCAGCTAGAGTTAGAGAAAAGAAAGAACTTTAA